A single region of the Manihot esculenta cultivar AM560-2 chromosome 12, M.esculenta_v8, whole genome shotgun sequence genome encodes:
- the LOC110628633 gene encoding xyloglucan endotransglucosylase/hydrolase protein 9, which yields MSGLVGLLVGLVLVGSVSSAKFDELFQPGWALDHFIYDGELLSLKLDNYSGAGFQSKSKYMFGKVTVQIKLVEGDSAGTVTAFYMSSDGPNHNEFDFEFLGNTTGEPYLVQTNVYVNGVGNREQRLNLWFDPTKDFHSYSILWNQHQVVFLVDETPIRLHTNMENKGVPFPKDQPMGVYSSIWNADDWATQGGRVKTDWSHAPFIASYKGFEINGCECPVSVAAADVAKRCSSSGEKRYWWDEPTLAELNLHQSHQLLWVKANHMIYDYCNDSARFPVTPVECLHHRH from the exons ATGTCTGGGCTTGTGGGCTTGCTTGTGGGTCTTGTGCTGGTGGGTTCTGTTAGCTCAGCGAAATTCGATGAGCTATTTCAACCCGGCTGGGCACTTGATCACTTTATCTACGATGGAGAGCTTCTCAGCCTCAAGCTTGATAACTATTCTG GTGCTGGGTTTCAATCCAAAAGCAAATACATGTTTGGAAAAGTTACAGTTCAGATTAAACTTGTGGAGGGTGATTCTGCTGGAACTGTGACTGCTTTCTAT ATGTCGTCAGACGGTCCAAATCACAATGAATTTGATTTCGAGTTCCTGGGTAATACCACAGGGGAACCCTACCTTGTCCAAACCAACGTGTATGTTAACGGTGTAGGAAACAGAGAACAAAGGTTAAATCTTTGGTTTGATCCCACCAAGGACTTCCACTCCTACTCTATCCTTTGGAATCAGCACCAAGTTGT ATTTCTAGTGGATGAGACCCCAATCAGATTACACACAAATATGGAAAACAAAGGGGTTCCCTTCCCCAAGGACCAGCCAATGGGTGTATACAGCTCAATATGGAATGCAGATGACTGGGCTACACAGGGAGGCCGTGTCAAAACTGATTGGAGCCATGCTCCTTTTATAGCATCTTACAAGGGTTTTGAAATAAATGGCTGTGAGTGCCCAGTTTCTGTAGCAGCAGCTGATGTTGCTAAGAGATGTAGCAGCAGTGGTGAGAAGAGGTACTGGTGGGATGAACCTACTTTGGCTGAGCTTAATTTGCACCAAAGTCATCAGCTGTTGTGGGTTAAGGCTAACCACATGATCTATGACTACTGCAACGACTCTGCTAGGTTTCCAGTCACTCCTGTAGAGTGCCTCCACCACCGCCACTAG